The genome window CCTCTCCTCCAGCTCAGCTCAGGAAATAAGAGATCAATATGTACACGTCCTCACCAAGCGCATTCCCAAGGGTGATTTTTTCAGGCGATACTGCCCGTCAAGATCCTCTGAATCGGATCAGCAGCAGTTTTTCAGACTCCTGGAGGGGCAGAAGTTCAGCATGCTCATGTTCACCTCATGCGCCTGGTTTTTTTCGGATATATCCGGTGTTGAGCCTCTTCAGAACCTGATGTATGCGGCCCGCTTGATAGACCTTTATTCTCCCTTCTACTCCAATAGCCCCGAATCGGCATTCTTAGAAAAACTGTCCATGGCTCATAGCAATATTCCCGAAAAGGGAAATGGCGCCGTCCTTTATACCATGTCAAAATATCTTCGAAAAAAAGAAATAAACCAGAGTGCTCTCTCCTTTATCATCATGAACTACTATGGAATCAAGGAAGACACTCCCGGATTTCTGAGAGGAGAGATTGAACCAGAAAAAAATGAAGATCTACAAAGCCGAAAGTCGGGAATCCTAACCCTAACCCACCCCCTCACGGGTGAAAAGAATAGGATTCCCTATTTTCTCGAGGGAGAAGAACGACTTTTTTCATCCATAACACTCTATCCGGGAGATCAGAATTCGATCTATACACCCGAAGACATCAGCAGGAGAGACAAAGAGTCTCTTATGAAACAGTTATGCCTGATGGAGCTTGGAAATCATCTAAGCATCAGCAAGAAATACAGCGGAATCATCAACCAGCTGGATGAATGGATGAAGCTCAGGCTTCCCGACGGAGAGAATTTAAAACATTCCATAAAGGCCCTGCTCCATTATGCATTCAGGGAGGTTACCTTCCTGATGGAAAGCGGGAATGCCGAAGGTTGGAATTGTTTTCTCGACCTCCAGGAGAAGAATAAGATTTGGAAGATACCGCTTCCTGAAGACTTGAATCTATGGCTAAACCGGATTATTGACCGAAAGCTTCTCCACAAGGATCAGATTCTCAATGCCCTGAAGTCGGATATTAACAGCATACTGAACCAGCTTATCATACTCCTTGAAGTGCAGCAGATCAGCAGCCGGATGACCCTCAGCTCATCCCTCTCTGGAAGGATTTTCGACCTTGTCATTCACAATAAAGAGGGCCAGATTCTCCTTGAAAAAGCAGACGGACAGATCAAGAAGAAGCTATTGAATCTCCTGAATCTCACAGAGGATATTCAACTATCTCCATCTGAGGGCTTCTGAAGAACCATCATCATCACATCCCCCCATCCCAGAGGCTTAACCAGTTTATCGGCTGCTTTTTTGAGGAATGCAGGGGCATATCCTTCACCCAGGCCTCCCCAGGTTTTTGTTTTGAGAACCCGAAATCCCTGGGATTCAGCACTGAGCCGGAGGGTTTTCTTAGAGAAGAGGCAGAGATGGTCGGCGATAGCAGATCGCCATTTATGAGCAAAAAGTTTGGCCTGAAACCCTGAACAATTAGGGGTAGCACAGTAGTAAAGGCCTCCCGGCTTCAGAATACGGAAGATTTCATTCAAAAACAAATCGGGCCGGTTCACATGTTCAATAACATGCGAAGAATGAACGAAACGAAAGTGCTCATCGGGAAAACAGGCTTCATTCAGAGTCCCCGGGAAAATTTCAATATTATAATGCTTATTTCCATAGGCGGCCGCCTCTCTGCAGACTTCCACTCCTTGAGCATTCCATCCGGAATCATTTAAAAAAGCTCCCAACCGCCCTGTAGCACAGCCTATATCCAGAAAGCTCTTATCCTCAGAGTCGAGGCTATCCCATTCTGAAAATCCTACATCATGGAGTCCCATAAGCATAAGGTTTAAAAAGCCGTCTTCATTCTCGGTCTCATATTCAAAATACTCAGAATCGTAGCGTTCCAATATATCCTCAATAACAGGCTGGGGGTTTTGAAGGATGAGGGAGCAGGACAGGCAGCGATGCCAGATTCCCTGATCGGCCTTCCAGTGGATTTTGAATTGACTGCCGCCGCAGCAGGGACAATCAATCATGACCCTTGATTCTCCAATATCTGGAGTTTTTGAAAATGTTTTATAACTCACCGTATCACCTGTATTGTGTATTCGGTACTATCCTCATTGCCCTGGGCATCACTCATGACAACTTCCAATTTAGCCTGTCCTGAAGTCAGGGAGATGTCCCCGAGAAATAGGTATCCCTGTCTAAAAAACACCGAAGAGACGGCCACACCATCTTGAAAATACAAATCATTATCCTTCTGTAT of Oceanispirochaeta crateris contains these proteins:
- a CDS encoding DUF3536 domain-containing protein, which encodes MRNLIIHGHFYQPPRENPWTGIIEDQKESAPYPNWNSRINSECYEANAFSPLLNAKGNIESFFNNYRYISYNIGPTLLNWLQEESPHVYEKIIEGDKLSIEDLGFGNAIAQVYNHMILPLANEHDRRTQILWGLENFKSHYGRDSEGLWLSEAAINKETAEDLVKAGVKYTILSPWQAQRFRFEASGWEDATGDSQQLWQHPWRLNCPSGDLTIFFYHPHLSSEISFNHLLRDADYFYNRVTKELDNSGATILPIATDGEIYGHHELLGNMGLSAFLSKVQRSQDSRLVNFSWLNSNASPAGQVELKDGEDGRGSSWSCSHGVSRWYKDCGCSTGGQEEWNQAWRGPLREALRDLQASSDRIYKAAMPRLSSSSAQEIRDQYVHVLTKRIPKGDFFRRYCPSRSSESDQQQFFRLLEGQKFSMLMFTSCAWFFSDISGVEPLQNLMYAARLIDLYSPFYSNSPESAFLEKLSMAHSNIPEKGNGAVLYTMSKYLRKKEINQSALSFIIMNYYGIKEDTPGFLRGEIEPEKNEDLQSRKSGILTLTHPLTGEKNRIPYFLEGEERLFSSITLYPGDQNSIYTPEDISRRDKESLMKQLCLMELGNHLSISKKYSGIINQLDEWMKLRLPDGENLKHSIKALLHYAFREVTFLMESGNAEGWNCFLDLQEKNKIWKIPLPEDLNLWLNRIIDRKLLHKDQILNALKSDINSILNQLIILLEVQQISSRMTLSSSLSGRIFDLVIHNKEGQILLEKADGQIKKKLLNLLNLTEDIQLSPSEGF
- a CDS encoding class I SAM-dependent methyltransferase — translated: MSYKTFSKTPDIGESRVMIDCPCCGGSQFKIHWKADQGIWHRCLSCSLILQNPQPVIEDILERYDSEYFEYETENEDGFLNLMLMGLHDVGFSEWDSLDSEDKSFLDIGCATGRLGAFLNDSGWNAQGVEVCREAAAYGNKHYNIEIFPGTLNEACFPDEHFRFVHSSHVIEHVNRPDLFLNEIFRILKPGGLYYCATPNCSGFQAKLFAHKWRSAIADHLCLFSKKTLRLSAESQGFRVLKTKTWGGLGEGYAPAFLKKAADKLVKPLGWGDVMMMVLQKPSDGDS